A window of Syntrophaceae bacterium genomic DNA:
GCTCCTGACTTCTCAACTTCCTTGTTTTCACTGCCTGGCCGTCCGCACGTTGCGCGGCACCTTTTCGCCGCAGTTCGTCCGGAAGGGGTTGATGTCGAGGCCGCCGCGCCGCGTGTAGCGGGCGTAGACCGTGAGACGCGCCGGGCGGCAGCGGCGCAGGATGTCCATGAAGATGCGCTCGGTGCAATGCTCGTGAAACCCGCCGTGCCGCCGGAAGGAGACGAGGTACCGCAGAAGGCCCGCCCGGTCGATCCGGGGCCCGCTGTAGCGGATCTGGATGCCGGCCCAGTCCGGCTGGCCCGTCAGGGGGCAGTTGGTCTTCAGGAGATTCGAGACGAGCGTCTCCTCGGCGGGCGCCGGCCCCGTCCGGAGATGGCCGGGGTTCGGGCTGTAATCCCGGGTCTCCACGTCGATCGCGTCGATGCTCTCCCCGTCCAGCTCCTCGATCCGCTCGTCGCCGAAATCCTCGGGCAGCCGGATCTCCACGCCGACGGGCGCGCCGCAGGCGCCCCCCAGGTCCCGGCGCAGGGTCTCCCGCAGGTCCTCCGGGGACGCGACGGGCGTCTGGTTGAACGAGTTGAGGTAGAGCTTGAGGGACTTCGATTCGACGAGGTTCGGCGTGTCGGCGGGCACGACGAACGTCGCCATGGCCACCTGCGGCTTGCCCTTGGGGTCGAGCCACGACAGCTCGTAGGCCGTCCAGATGTCCGCGCCGCTAAAGGGCAGGGAGTCCCCGATGCCGAGCTCCATGCGGTGCGGCGTCCGCGGCACCGGCTGCAGAAGCCCCGGGTCGTAGGTGTCCCTGTAGGGCGGAACGGTCATATCCCCGCTTCACTTTCTCCTGATCAGCTTTTCCGTGTCGTAGCCCAGCCCGCGGGCGATCGCGACAAGCTCGGCATAGCGCGCCTCGTCGAGGGACGGCGTCCGGGCCATGATCCAGAGGTTGCGGCGGTCCGGCGTCCCGACGATCACCGTCTGATAGGCCTCGTCGAGATAGAGGACCCAGTAATTCCCCTGGGGCTGTGACGGGATGAGGGGCGCGAACCAGCTGTCGAAACGGACCTCCAGCCTGGCGTTTTTCCCCCCGTCCACCGCGCGGGCCGTGCCGGTGATGGATTCCCTGCCCCCGGCGGCGGTCTCGCACTCGTTCAGCACGGAGAGCCCGCCCGTCTCGAGGAGCCCGTAGGTGGCCTGGGAGCGAAGGCAGCTGCGCTGGAACCACATCGGGAGCCTGGCGATCTCGTACCAGGTCCCCTGGTAGCGGGCGGGATCGACGCGGGCGACCGTCGGGGGGGCCTTCGCCGGGTCGAACGCCGCCGGGCCCGCGCAGGCGCACAGGGCCGCGCAAAGAACCGCCGCGGCGAGAACCGCTGCCCCGTTTCGGACAGGAAGTCCCGCGATGTCTGCCCGTCGTCCACTCTGCATGGTCTTCGCATCCTTTCTCCCTGGCGCCGATGGGTCAGTCTTTCATGAGGATCTCCAGGAGGTCCTCTTCCATCGAACGGCGCGGCCTCTCCACGATCCGGCCCCGCTCGATGCCGTCGCGAAGGACGACCACCGTCGGCACGCTCCGGACCCCGAACTTCTCCGACATCCCCAGGCCTTCCCTCTTGTCCCGGTCCACGCCGTAGAGGGCGAGCCGGAGGTCCTTGTTGCCCGCCGCATCGAGAGCGCGCAGCAGCCGGGGGACCTCGCGCAGCGAATCCGGGGACCAGGTCCCGAAGAAGACGAGGAGATCGTAAGAGCCCCGCACGGCGGCAATCTTGTCTACGGCGTCCTTCCGGGGCGTGTAGTCGCGGTAAGGGCTTAAGAAGGACGGGTAGTCGCGGAACAGGCTGCCCTGCGCGACTTTTCCCACGAGCGGGCGTTCGGGTGCAGCCGGCATGGAGGCAAGCGGCCGGGGGGGACCCTCGGGCGGGTAGCCGCCCTTCGCGAGTGCCTCGGCCAGCGCGCCCGCGCTTGTCCGGCTGCCGTCGAAGGCAACGGCGACGGTGTGTTTTTCCATGTCCGTCACCACCTCGAGAACCCCGTCCACCTTCGTCAGGATCCCCCGGATCCTGTCCGCCGTGTCCGGTCACTGGCAGTCCGGGACGGTGAACTCCACGGCCTTCTGCCCCGCGAGGGGCGCCGGGGCCGATGCGGTCAGCAGCAGCGCGGCCAGCAGGAGAACGCCCGGTAACGGAACCCTTCGCTCCATCGGCACGGCCCTTTTGCTACCGGGAGGTCGATGCGATCAGCTTCTCGTCATCGAGGGCGGCCAGGACGGTCCTGACGAAGATCGCGATCCCGCCGCCGTCCCCCGACGGGTTGACGGCCTCGGCCGTGGCGCGCCAGACGAGGGCGGCGGTCCTGGCGTCGAAGAGCCTCGATTCCAGGGTGGCGGTCTCGCTGCGCCTCGTCAGCGGCGGGTCGGGGACCCCCCAGTGCATGTCCATCATCGAATCCCTGCCGACCGACGACGACGAGGGCGCGCCCGACGAACTGAAGGATTCGATGCGGACATCCGTGCGGAGCACCCGTACGATGAGGAAGGCCTCGATCCCCATCCCCTGGCCCGTCTTCGCGAGCTCTTCCCGGCTGATCCTGTCCACGTCGGGGATGCACTCGTAGCAGGCTGCGGCTTCCACGCCCCTGGCGTTGAGCTGGCGGCGGAACTCATCCTCCAGGGGCTGCCTCAGGTCGGGCCGCTTCGTCAGGGCGACGACCATGATCTTCTTGAAGGCCGGGCCCTGGAAGGCCTTGTCCCTCCATTCGTCTTTCATGCGCACCGATGCGCAGGACAGTACCAGCAGGGCTGCAGACAGCAGCACCCCGAGACGTACGAACTTCGTTTTTCCCATGATCCTCCCCTTTCGATGAATCGAGCGGCCCTCCGCGCGGTGACTCCCGTCCGCTCCCCCCTCTTTTCCGCACGTCACTCCAGGTACCCTCTTTCCGGCATCAGGCCGTGGCGCCGCAGCGACTCGCCCGTCGCCGCGATGATGCCGGCCGGGATCCGGATGCCCCCGTGCAGCATGGGGCCCTCCCGGCCCGCCGCCTTCGGGCCGAAGGCCATGAAGTGCTCGATGGCCTTGTTGGCGTTGGTGAAGGCATTGCCGCAGGGGATCTCCGCGACGAGGGCGAAGACCTCGGCCACGGCGCCGGAGATCGCCGCGGAGATCCGCGCCGCCTCGTCGAGGCGCCCCTCCCGGATGCCGTTGACGACGCCCAGCAACCCCGCCGGGAAGCTGTTGGCGGTGCTCAGCAGAAAGCCGTCATACGCCCCGCCGCCCGGGCGCAGCCAGCGGGCATAGTCGCCCTCGGCGCCGCGCACGAGGAACACGCCCCCCGCGTCGACGCCGGAGAGGGCGATGCGGTCGGCGCCGCTCGAATCCTTGAAGAGGATGAGATTGGGGTAGCGGGCGGCAAGCCGGGCGAAGGTCTCCGGCGCCGTCTCGTTGCCCGTGACCTGGGGAAGCTGGTAGAGGGCCACCGGCAGTCCCCTGTCCAGGATGATTTCGAGGGCCGCGCCGATCGTTGCCTGGTCGAGGTCCTTCCCGGCGGGGGGGCAGACGGTGAACCCGCTGACCCCGGCGGCAATCAGGGCCGCCAGGGGATCGGCCTTGCCCGTCATCCGCTTCAAGATGTCGAGGTAGCTGTCGATCAGGGCCGCCACGTCCACCGTCTTCTTCCGGAGGGCGCCCAGCAGCAGGGCTACCCCCTTCTGCCGCGCCCTTTCGACGGCGAACCGGACGACGGTGTCCGTCTCGGCGTCGTCGAGGTCCCAGCCGTCGCCCGTCGAGCCGGGGACGAGGTATCCCTTGACGTGGGGCATCATCCACGCCAGGTGGGCCTCCATCCGCTTCAAGTCGATCCGGCGCGCGGCGTCGAAGTGCGTCAGCGGCGGGCACCACAGCGGCGGGATCCCGCGCGGGAAGAGAAGCTGCTGGAGATTTTTTCTTTTCGCGGCAACGCTGCCCATGGTAGTCTGACCCTCGGGTGGATTCGGAGAATCGCTGACAGGATACCCTAAAGCGGGGATTCCGGCAACGGCGGATCGACGGGCGTCTTCGCGGGCGGCCCCGGTCCGCACCATCCGGAAGGAGGGAGAACGATGAGAAAACAGGCTGCTGCGGTCGCGATGTGTCTTTTCGCCGCCGTGTCCGCCGCCCGGGCGGCCGACATGACGGATCTGCTCAAGGCCGTCCCGGTGCCCGCCGTGACGGGCACGGCGCAGGACTCCGGCACCGTCGCCTCGGGCCTGAAGGAGGCCCTCTCCGTGGGCACGAAGAATGCCGTGGGCCTGCTGTCGAAAAAGGACGGCTACTTCGGCAACGAGGCCGTGAGGATCCTCCTGCCCGAGAATCTGCGCCGCGTGGGCGACGCCCTGCGCATGGCGGGCTACCGGAAGGAGGTGGACGCCTTCATCCTCAGCATGAACCGGGCGGCGGAGAGGGCGGCGCCGAAGGCGGCCGACATCTTCGCCGGGGCCATCCGCGAGATGTCCATCGGCGATGCGCAGAAGATCCTGGGCGGCGGCAACACGGCGGCCACGGAGTACTTCCGGTCGAAGACCTCGCCGCGGCTCTTCGAGGCCTTCAAGCCCGAGATCTCGCAGAGCATGAACGAGGTGGGCGTGACGAAGGCCTACAAGGCCATGACCGACCGGTACGCGTCGATGATGCCCTTCGTGAAGATGGACGCCCTCGATCTCGACAAGTACGTGACGGACAAGTCCCTCGAAGGCCTGTTTACCATGGTGGGGCAGGAGGAGACGAAGATCCGCACCAACCCCGCCGCGAGGACGACGGAGCTGCTCAGGAAGGTCTTCACGAAGTAGCTTCGCACCGGGTAAAAAAATCCCCCTCTTTCCCCCTTTGGCAAAGGGGGAGCAAGGGGGATTTTTCAGAACAAACCTACTTCGACTGCAGCACGCGGCCGATCGTCATGATCTCCGCTTCCTTCGTGCCCTCGTAGAGCTCGAGGATCTTGGCATCGCGGTAGTACTTCTGGACGGCGTACTCGTCGATGTAGCCGTAGCCCCCGTGGAGCTCGACGGCGTTGTTGGCGCAGAAGACGGCCACCTGCCCGCCGAGGAACTTCGCCATCGCCGACAAGGTGTAGTCGGGCTTGCCGATGTCGAAGGTCCAGGCCGCCCGGTAGGTCAGGGTCCGCAGGGCCTCGATCTGGATCGCCATCTCGGCGAGCTTCTTCTGGGTGAGCTGG
This region includes:
- the queF gene encoding NADPH-dependent 7-cyano-7-deazaguanine reductase QueF yields the protein MTVPPYRDTYDPGLLQPVPRTPHRMELGIGDSLPFSGADIWTAYELSWLDPKGKPQVAMATFVVPADTPNLVESKSLKLYLNSFNQTPVASPEDLRETLRRDLGGACGAPVGVEIRLPEDFGDERIEELDGESIDAIDVETRDYSPNPGHLRTGPAPAEETLVSNLLKTNCPLTGQPDWAGIQIRYSGPRIDRAGLLRYLVSFRRHGGFHEHCTERIFMDILRRCRPARLTVYARYTRRGGLDINPFRTNCGEKVPRNVRTARQ
- a CDS encoding lipocalin family protein produces the protein MQSGRRADIAGLPVRNGAAVLAAAVLCAALCACAGPAAFDPAKAPPTVARVDPARYQGTWYEIARLPMWFQRSCLRSQATYGLLETGGLSVLNECETAAGGRESITGTARAVDGGKNARLEVRFDSWFAPLIPSQPQGNYWVLYLDEAYQTVIVGTPDRRNLWIMARTPSLDEARYAELVAIARGLGYDTEKLIRRK
- a CDS encoding thioredoxin; the protein is MEKHTVAVAFDGSRTSAGALAEALAKGGYPPEGPPRPLASMPAAPERPLVGKVAQGSLFRDYPSFLSPYRDYTPRKDAVDKIAAVRGSYDLLVFFGTWSPDSLREVPRLLRALDAAGNKDLRLALYGVDRDKREGLGMSEKFGVRSVPTVVVLRDGIERGRIVERPRRSMEEDLLEILMKD
- a CDS encoding dihydrodipicolinate synthase family protein, yielding MGSVAAKRKNLQQLLFPRGIPPLWCPPLTHFDAARRIDLKRMEAHLAWMMPHVKGYLVPGSTGDGWDLDDAETDTVVRFAVERARQKGVALLLGALRKKTVDVAALIDSYLDILKRMTGKADPLAALIAAGVSGFTVCPPAGKDLDQATIGAALEIILDRGLPVALYQLPQVTGNETAPETFARLAARYPNLILFKDSSGADRIALSGVDAGGVFLVRGAEGDYARWLRPGGGAYDGFLLSTANSFPAGLLGVVNGIREGRLDEAARISAAISGAVAEVFALVAEIPCGNAFTNANKAIEHFMAFGPKAAGREGPMLHGGIRIPAGIIAATGESLRRHGLMPERGYLE
- a CDS encoding DUF4197 domain-containing protein produces the protein MRKQAAAVAMCLFAAVSAARAADMTDLLKAVPVPAVTGTAQDSGTVASGLKEALSVGTKNAVGLLSKKDGYFGNEAVRILLPENLRRVGDALRMAGYRKEVDAFILSMNRAAERAAPKAADIFAGAIREMSIGDAQKILGGGNTAATEYFRSKTSPRLFEAFKPEISQSMNEVGVTKAYKAMTDRYASMMPFVKMDALDLDKYVTDKSLEGLFTMVGQEETKIRTNPAARTTELLRKVFTK